In one Bordetella pertussis 18323 genomic region, the following are encoded:
- the bscN gene encoding SctN family type III secretion system ATPase BscN, producing the protein MRQYHYITEMMRVALQDLSTLRIKGRVVQVVGTIIKAVVPMVKIGEVCLLRNPGEDFEMHGEVVGFVRDAALLTPIGDMYGISSATEVIPTGRTHMVPVGPGLLGRVLDGLGRPLDAAESGPLHAHKFYPVFADAPDPLTRRIIHAPLELGVRVLDGLLTCGEGQRLGIFAAAGGGKSTLLGMLVKGAAVDVTVVALIGERGREVREFLEHELGPEGRRKSVIVCATSDKSSMERAKAAYVATAIAEYFRDQGQRVLFLMDSVTRFARAQREIGLAAGEPPTRRGYPPSVFATLPKLMERAGMNQTGSITALYTVLVEGDDMNEPVADETRSILDGHIVLSRKLGAANHYPAVDVLASASRVMNAVVSPRHKYLAGRMRELMAKYQDVELLVKIGEYKQGADASTDEAIQKIGQINAFLRQLTDEREAFEDTVLRMAEIIGPES; encoded by the coding sequence ATGCGTCAGTACCACTACATCACGGAGATGATGCGGGTGGCCCTGCAGGATCTGTCCACGCTGCGGATAAAGGGCCGGGTGGTGCAAGTGGTGGGAACGATCATCAAGGCCGTCGTTCCGATGGTCAAGATCGGCGAAGTGTGCCTGCTGCGCAATCCCGGCGAGGACTTCGAGATGCACGGCGAAGTGGTGGGCTTTGTCCGCGACGCCGCCTTGCTCACGCCTATCGGCGACATGTACGGGATTTCCTCGGCGACCGAGGTGATACCGACCGGACGCACGCATATGGTCCCCGTCGGTCCGGGCTTGCTGGGACGCGTGCTGGACGGGCTGGGACGTCCGCTGGACGCCGCCGAGTCAGGGCCGCTGCATGCCCACAAGTTCTATCCGGTCTTCGCCGATGCGCCAGACCCGCTGACGCGTCGCATCATCCATGCTCCGCTGGAGCTGGGGGTGCGCGTACTGGACGGTTTGCTTACATGCGGGGAAGGCCAGCGTCTGGGAATTTTCGCAGCCGCCGGCGGCGGCAAGTCGACCCTGCTGGGCATGCTGGTCAAGGGCGCCGCGGTCGACGTGACGGTGGTGGCGCTGATCGGCGAGCGTGGGCGGGAAGTTCGCGAGTTCCTTGAGCACGAACTCGGTCCGGAGGGCAGACGCAAGAGCGTGATCGTCTGCGCGACCAGCGACAAGTCCTCGATGGAGCGTGCCAAGGCGGCGTACGTCGCCACCGCCATCGCCGAATACTTCCGCGATCAAGGGCAGCGTGTACTTTTTCTGATGGACTCGGTCACCCGCTTTGCGCGAGCCCAGCGTGAAATCGGCTTGGCGGCAGGCGAGCCGCCGACGCGGCGCGGCTATCCACCGTCGGTGTTCGCCACCTTGCCCAAACTGATGGAGCGCGCCGGCATGAACCAGACGGGTTCGATCACGGCGCTGTATACGGTGCTGGTCGAGGGGGACGACATGAACGAACCGGTGGCCGACGAGACGCGTTCGATACTGGACGGCCACATCGTGCTCTCGCGCAAGCTGGGAGCGGCGAATCACTATCCTGCCGTCGACGTGCTGGCCTCGGCCAGCCGGGTCATGAATGCCGTGGTGTCGCCGCGTCACAAGTACCTGGCCGGACGTATGCGCGAACTGATGGCCAAGTACCAGGATGTCGAGCTGTTGGTGAAAATCGGCGAGTACAAGCAGGGCGCCGATGCGTCGACCGATGAGGCGATACAGAAGATCGGACAGATCAATGCGTTTCTCAGACAACTAACCGACGAACGCGAAGCATTCGAGGATACCGTACTGCGCATGGCTGAAATCATCGGACCCGAATCCTAA
- the bscK gene encoding SctK family type III secretion system sorting platform protein BscK translates to MTEASVLLSERLMIFNLLPSLTLHASRHDEMFPADWVRALCNADAALANAWHRHWSRWILCELGLLNQPVLSLDPPQLKVALLSTDALRTCAAHAGALLCAPRLRRAIDGAEVRTLHAALGRDVMNFAVSSAARALHDGLAASSDWTLAATVQAAQKLGWALLRDAVQGAADEIALRCALKLPRDLDPAPVLPPEAALALVLSMLEILDAEWLSSFPAQA, encoded by the coding sequence ATGACTGAGGCGAGCGTGCTGCTTTCCGAGCGGCTCATGATATTCAATCTCCTGCCCAGCCTGACCCTGCATGCCAGTCGCCACGACGAGATGTTTCCAGCCGATTGGGTGCGCGCGTTGTGCAATGCCGACGCGGCGTTGGCCAACGCGTGGCATCGCCATTGGTCGCGCTGGATCTTGTGCGAATTGGGCCTGCTGAACCAGCCGGTCCTGAGCCTCGATCCGCCGCAGTTGAAGGTCGCGCTATTGTCCACGGACGCCTTGCGGACCTGCGCCGCCCATGCGGGAGCGCTGCTGTGCGCGCCGCGCCTGCGACGCGCGATAGACGGCGCCGAGGTCCGTACCTTGCATGCCGCGCTCGGGCGCGATGTGATGAATTTCGCCGTGTCTTCCGCGGCGCGGGCCCTGCATGACGGGCTCGCCGCCAGTTCGGACTGGACCCTGGCCGCCACGGTCCAGGCGGCGCAGAAACTGGGCTGGGCCCTGCTGCGCGACGCCGTGCAGGGCGCCGCCGACGAGATAGCGCTGCGTTGCGCGCTGAAGTTGCCGCGCGACCTTGATCCCGCGCCCGTCCTGCCGCCCGAGGCGGCGCTTGCGCTGGTGCTGTCCATGCTCGAAATCCTGGATGCAGAATGGCTTTCCTCGTTCCCCGCCCAAGCCTGA
- the bscS gene encoding SctS family type III secretion system export apparatus subunit BscS has translation MQTQDLVSFMTQALYLVLWLSLPPIAVVAIVGTLFSLLQALTQVQEQTLSFAVKLIAVFATLMLAARWISAEIYNFTIAVFDAFHRIH, from the coding sequence ATGCAAACCCAAGACCTGGTTTCGTTCATGACACAGGCGTTGTACCTGGTGCTCTGGCTGTCGCTGCCGCCCATCGCCGTGGTGGCGATCGTGGGAACGCTGTTTTCCCTGTTGCAGGCCTTGACGCAGGTGCAGGAGCAGACCCTGTCCTTCGCCGTGAAGCTGATAGCCGTGTTCGCCACGCTGATGCTGGCGGCCCGGTGGATAAGCGCGGAAATCTATAACTTCACGATTGCGGTGTTCGATGCCTTTCATCGGATCCACTGA
- the bscW gene encoding type III secretion system protein BscW yields the protein MTATIHPDIADYARRHGLEPSVDADGGLAVRIDGRHRVRLIPAEDGMLVLRARLAELPDGWQARAAQLRRAGLLASAMAPATDAYCGIDQGETALYLHQRVTPAGSALAVDEAVGEFVNALATWKRAMAQWQ from the coding sequence ATGACAGCAACCATTCATCCCGATATTGCCGATTATGCGCGACGCCATGGCCTCGAACCCTCGGTCGACGCCGATGGCGGGCTTGCCGTCCGGATCGACGGACGGCATCGCGTCAGGTTGATCCCCGCCGAAGACGGCATGCTGGTGTTGCGGGCGCGGCTGGCCGAGCTGCCCGATGGGTGGCAGGCGCGCGCGGCGCAGTTGCGCCGGGCGGGCCTGCTGGCCAGCGCCATGGCCCCTGCGACCGATGCGTACTGCGGCATAGACCAGGGCGAAACCGCGTTGTATCTGCACCAGCGCGTCACACCGGCCGGCAGTGCGCTGGCGGTGGACGAGGCGGTGGGCGAGTTCGTCAATGCCTTGGCCACTTGGAAAAGGGCGATGGCGCAATGGCAATAG
- the bscJ gene encoding SctJ family type III secretion inner membrane ring lipoprotein Bsc, which translates to MNAIGAIQRYRRGAGWAALVLALALLAGCGARVELLGAAPENEANEVLAALLEAGIAAQKQSGKAGYAVSVPAEAVARSLEILRASGLPREQFDGMGRIFRKEGLVSSPLEERARYIYALSQELADTLSQIDGVLSARVHVVLPERGAVGEPATPSTAGVFLKYRDGQSLDALVPEIRKLVTHAIPGLAEDRVSVALVVAQPVQAAPAPVAWRRVLGVQVADGSVLRFSLLLLLLPVLCLIVAGAALYVWRTRWSRGEGRGGAGAGATEGAGHD; encoded by the coding sequence ATGAACGCCATCGGGGCGATCCAACGGTATCGGCGCGGCGCGGGATGGGCGGCCCTGGTGCTCGCCCTGGCGCTGCTGGCCGGCTGCGGTGCCCGCGTCGAGCTGTTGGGCGCGGCGCCCGAGAACGAAGCCAACGAAGTATTGGCGGCGCTGCTCGAGGCAGGCATCGCTGCGCAGAAGCAGTCCGGCAAGGCCGGCTACGCGGTTTCGGTGCCGGCCGAGGCGGTGGCCCGGTCGCTGGAGATCCTGCGCGCAAGCGGCCTGCCCCGCGAGCAGTTCGACGGAATGGGACGCATATTCCGCAAGGAAGGCCTGGTTTCATCGCCGCTCGAAGAGCGCGCCCGCTACATTTATGCGCTGTCTCAGGAATTGGCCGACACCCTGTCGCAGATCGACGGCGTGCTCAGCGCCCGTGTGCACGTGGTGCTTCCCGAGCGCGGCGCGGTCGGCGAGCCGGCCACCCCTTCGACGGCAGGGGTGTTTCTCAAGTACCGCGACGGACAGAGCCTCGACGCGCTCGTGCCCGAGATCCGCAAGCTGGTCACGCATGCCATCCCGGGCCTGGCCGAGGACCGTGTATCGGTTGCCCTGGTGGTGGCCCAGCCCGTTCAGGCCGCACCCGCGCCGGTCGCGTGGCGCCGCGTGCTTGGCGTACAGGTCGCGGACGGATCGGTCCTGAGATTTTCGCTGTTGCTGCTGTTGTTGCCGGTGCTGTGCCTGATAGTGGCGGGGGCCGCGCTCTACGTCTGGCGCACGCGCTGGTCCCGCGGCGAAGGGCGCGGCGGCGCTGGCGCCGGCGCCACGGAAGGAGCCGGGCATGACTGA
- the bscR gene encoding SctR family type III secretion system export apparatus subunit BscR, whose amino-acid sequence MSDTDPFSLALFLALLALVPLIVVMTTSFLKIAVVLALVRNALGVQQVPPNMALYGLALILSAYVMAPVVHRIGTEVQALTAQAGESGTAAPMALDAVLGVAERGVGPLRAFMLRNSQPAQRDFFLRTARHLWGEEASRDLSEDNLLVLTPAFLVSELTAAFQLGFLLYLPFIIIDLIVSNILLAMGMMMVSPVTISMPLKLFLFVMVDGWTRLIQGLVLSYR is encoded by the coding sequence ATGAGCGATACCGACCCCTTCAGCCTGGCCCTGTTTCTGGCGCTGCTGGCGCTGGTACCGCTCATCGTCGTCATGACCACGTCGTTCCTGAAGATCGCCGTCGTGCTTGCCTTGGTGCGCAACGCCCTGGGAGTGCAACAGGTACCGCCCAACATGGCCCTGTACGGGCTGGCGCTTATTCTTTCCGCGTATGTGATGGCGCCGGTCGTTCACAGGATAGGCACCGAGGTCCAGGCCTTGACCGCGCAAGCCGGGGAGTCCGGCACCGCCGCGCCGATGGCGCTGGACGCCGTGCTTGGCGTGGCCGAGCGAGGCGTGGGGCCGCTGCGGGCCTTCATGTTGCGCAACAGCCAGCCGGCCCAGCGTGATTTCTTCCTGCGCACAGCGCGTCATCTCTGGGGCGAGGAGGCATCGCGGGACCTGTCGGAAGACAACCTGCTGGTATTGACGCCCGCATTTCTGGTTTCGGAGCTGACCGCCGCATTCCAGCTTGGCTTTCTGCTGTACCTGCCGTTCATCATCATCGACCTCATCGTATCGAACATTCTTCTTGCCATGGGAATGATGATGGTTTCTCCCGTGACGATCTCCATGCCGTTGAAGCTGTTCCTGTTCGTCATGGTGGACGGCTGGACGCGCCTGATCCAGGGCCTGGTGCTTTCCTATCGGTGA
- the bscP gene encoding type III secretion system protein BscP, producing MNQPDGLGSPMAGGGQRMGVARTPYARQPDRDAQRAFEREMEQEKAKEELPGPQRLAPGPACVGWLASMEPAAGRPPASLAQALASVAAGLAVGDVLEGYREARIVVDDTLLPDTTLSVREDGGWIVVAFACRQRDACERLHACADRLAMELALELARDVEVAVACDGEPHERVARAQRPWR from the coding sequence ATGAACCAGCCAGACGGGCTGGGTTCGCCCATGGCCGGCGGCGGGCAGCGCATGGGCGTGGCGCGCACGCCGTATGCGCGTCAGCCGGATCGGGATGCGCAGCGTGCCTTCGAGCGGGAAATGGAACAGGAGAAAGCGAAGGAAGAACTGCCCGGGCCGCAACGCCTGGCGCCGGGTCCGGCCTGCGTCGGCTGGCTGGCGTCGATGGAACCTGCCGCCGGCCGTCCACCGGCCAGTCTGGCCCAGGCGCTGGCAAGCGTGGCTGCGGGGCTGGCGGTAGGCGACGTGCTGGAGGGGTATCGCGAAGCCCGTATCGTTGTGGACGATACGCTGCTACCCGACACCACCTTGTCGGTACGGGAGGACGGCGGCTGGATCGTGGTGGCTTTCGCATGCCGACAACGGGACGCTTGCGAGCGCCTGCACGCGTGCGCCGACCGGTTGGCCATGGAGCTCGCGCTGGAGCTGGCGCGCGACGTCGAGGTTGCGGTGGCATGCGACGGCGAGCCGCACGAGCGGGTGGCGCGCGCGCAGCGGCCGTGGCGATGA
- the bscO gene encoding type III secretion system central stalk protein BscO, translating to MDLESLLAIKHFRADQAQLALKRQQQACAVAAAAQRQAQGRLDDCRLWAGQLENRLYAELCRRIVKTRDIDEVLQRVGHARDRQASLALQLDDAVRRHEHEIQLLAQQREQHRECFQAQQRIAELVRLQQVEAAALRESQEDREIQEAIELSARGRDDASRAGDGLARL from the coding sequence ATGGACCTGGAAAGCCTGCTTGCCATCAAGCATTTTCGCGCCGACCAAGCCCAGCTTGCGCTGAAACGCCAACAGCAGGCCTGCGCGGTTGCTGCCGCGGCGCAGCGTCAGGCGCAAGGCCGCCTCGACGATTGTCGCCTGTGGGCCGGACAGCTCGAAAACCGTCTATATGCCGAGCTGTGCCGGCGCATCGTCAAGACACGCGACATCGACGAGGTGCTGCAACGAGTGGGCCACGCCCGCGACCGCCAGGCCAGCCTGGCGCTGCAGCTCGACGACGCCGTGCGCCGTCACGAACATGAAATCCAGCTGCTCGCGCAGCAGCGCGAGCAGCACCGGGAGTGCTTCCAGGCGCAGCAACGGATCGCCGAGTTGGTGCGCCTGCAGCAGGTCGAGGCGGCGGCCTTGCGCGAGAGCCAGGAAGATCGCGAAATTCAGGAAGCCATCGAATTGTCGGCGCGTGGGCGCGACGATGCATCGCGAGCCGGCGACGGCCTGGCGCGGCTATGA
- the bscQ gene encoding SctQ family type III secretion system cytoplasmic ring protein BscQ: MNRVAGGAAAQAAGMVDLAVPRLSAGEAHALSRIACHGARFDVRLGEPAVRWHCALTPCVHGDLADGEMESLQLQWAGTYIGLTVPRAAAAGWLAARLPRFSGVELPEPIAAAALEAMLEEVCRGVAGLDQQGPVRVARQGGTPPVQPHRWTLTVRAPDGGVWRAVLACDAWALQAVAAALDSVAPADGRVNPERVPVRLRADVGAASVTAGQLRTLRAGDVVLLAQYRVSDAAELWLSAGPSAIRVRAEHASFRVTQGWTPIMTEPATPDPGETPAQADATLDTDQIPVRLTFDLGEREFTLAQLRSLHPGCTFDLERPIADGPVMVRANGLLLGSGRLVDIDGRIGVVLQSVRPGLA; encoded by the coding sequence ATGAATCGAGTGGCCGGCGGGGCGGCGGCGCAGGCCGCTGGCATGGTGGATCTCGCGGTTCCGCGGTTGAGCGCCGGCGAGGCCCATGCCCTGTCGAGGATTGCATGCCATGGCGCGCGATTCGACGTTCGGCTTGGCGAGCCGGCCGTGCGCTGGCACTGCGCCCTGACGCCTTGCGTGCACGGCGACCTTGCCGATGGCGAGATGGAAAGCCTGCAACTGCAATGGGCCGGGACGTACATCGGCCTGACGGTTCCGCGCGCGGCCGCGGCGGGATGGCTGGCGGCGCGCCTGCCCCGGTTTTCCGGCGTGGAGTTGCCGGAACCCATTGCGGCGGCGGCCCTGGAGGCAATGCTGGAGGAGGTCTGTCGAGGCGTGGCCGGACTCGACCAGCAAGGCCCGGTCCGCGTGGCGCGGCAAGGCGGGACGCCACCGGTCCAGCCGCATCGCTGGACCCTGACGGTACGGGCGCCTGACGGTGGCGTCTGGCGCGCGGTACTGGCGTGCGACGCATGGGCCTTGCAAGCGGTCGCGGCGGCGCTGGATTCCGTTGCGCCTGCCGATGGTCGGGTCAATCCGGAGCGCGTGCCGGTCAGGTTGCGTGCCGATGTCGGCGCGGCGTCCGTGACCGCAGGCCAGCTGCGGACGCTGCGAGCGGGCGACGTCGTGTTGCTCGCGCAGTACCGGGTGAGCGATGCCGCAGAACTATGGTTGTCGGCCGGACCCAGCGCGATCCGGGTACGGGCCGAGCATGCGTCTTTTCGTGTAACTCAAGGTTGGACTCCCATCATGACGGAACCCGCGACACCTGACCCTGGCGAAACCCCGGCACAGGCCGACGCGACGCTCGATACCGATCAGATACCCGTGCGCCTGACGTTCGACCTGGGCGAGCGCGAGTTCACGCTTGCGCAGCTGCGCAGCCTGCATCCGGGCTGCACGTTCGACCTCGAGCGGCCCATCGCCGACGGGCCGGTCATGGTGCGGGCCAATGGCCTGTTGCTGGGCAGCGGCCGGCTGGTCGACATCGACGGCCGCATCGGCGTGGTATTGCAGTCGGTCAGGCCTGGACTCGCATGA
- the bscT gene encoding SctT family type III secretion system export apparatus subunit BscT: MHTEFNFVEAKVFLGTLAMTQPRILTAMLFLPMFNRQFLPGPLRYAVGACLGLIVVPQLAPQYAALDIDWPRLLALLAKEAMVGMFLGWLAALPFWIFEAIGFVIDNQRGASLGAILNPATGNDSSPMGILFNLGFMVFFLTAGGFGLFATMLYDSFGLWNIWAWWPSMPAQGAVRMLDQFSGFAARVLLLASPAIVAMFLAELGLALISRFAPQLQVFFLALPVKSALVLFVLVLYMATLFQYAGEILGSVGRIVPFLHSAWPGP, translated from the coding sequence ATGCACACGGAGTTCAATTTCGTCGAGGCGAAGGTTTTCCTGGGAACGCTGGCCATGACGCAACCGCGGATACTCACGGCCATGCTCTTTCTGCCGATGTTCAACCGTCAGTTTCTGCCTGGTCCGCTGCGTTACGCCGTCGGCGCCTGTCTCGGGCTGATCGTGGTTCCCCAGCTGGCGCCGCAGTATGCCGCGCTGGATATCGACTGGCCCCGGCTGCTGGCGCTGCTGGCCAAGGAGGCGATGGTGGGCATGTTCCTGGGTTGGCTGGCTGCCTTGCCATTCTGGATCTTCGAGGCCATCGGCTTCGTCATAGACAACCAACGGGGCGCCAGCCTGGGCGCTATCCTCAACCCCGCCACGGGCAACGATTCGTCGCCCATGGGCATTCTCTTCAATCTGGGATTCATGGTGTTCTTCCTGACGGCGGGCGGATTCGGGTTGTTCGCCACGATGCTGTATGACAGCTTCGGGTTGTGGAACATCTGGGCGTGGTGGCCGTCCATGCCCGCACAGGGCGCCGTGCGGATGCTGGACCAGTTCAGTGGCTTTGCCGCGCGTGTCCTGCTGCTGGCCTCGCCGGCCATCGTGGCCATGTTCCTGGCCGAGCTGGGCCTGGCCCTGATCAGCCGCTTCGCGCCTCAACTGCAGGTGTTCTTCCTGGCTCTGCCGGTAAAGAGCGCGCTGGTGCTGTTCGTGCTGGTGCTGTACATGGCAACGTTGTTCCAGTATGCAGGCGAAATCCTGGGTTCTGTGGGCCGGATCGTGCCGTTCCTGCATTCAGCGTGGCCCGGCCCATGA
- the bscL gene encoding SctL family type III secretion system stator protein BscL: MAFLVPRPSLIQAVRPGRADPATDVLRAEDYAELLSAAQIVAQAHRRAGEIVAEAREEFERERRRGYEEGRREALTDQAEKMIETVSRTIDYFAGIENEMIELVMSAVRKIVDGYDDRERTVIAVRNALAVVRNQRQMTLRLHPDEVDVLREGMNQLLAAYPGVGYLDLLPDARLAPGACILESEIGMVEASLEDQLCALRAAFERTFGRRG; the protein is encoded by the coding sequence ATGGCTTTCCTCGTTCCCCGCCCAAGCCTGATCCAGGCGGTACGGCCCGGCCGTGCGGATCCCGCGACCGACGTCTTGCGCGCTGAAGACTACGCCGAGCTGCTCAGCGCCGCGCAGATCGTTGCCCAGGCACACCGGCGGGCCGGCGAAATCGTGGCCGAGGCGCGAGAGGAGTTCGAGCGCGAGCGCAGGCGAGGCTATGAGGAGGGGCGCCGCGAAGCGCTTACGGATCAGGCGGAGAAGATGATAGAAACCGTAAGCCGCACGATCGACTACTTCGCGGGTATCGAGAACGAGATGATCGAACTGGTCATGAGTGCGGTCCGCAAGATCGTCGACGGTTACGACGACCGCGAGCGCACCGTGATCGCCGTGCGCAACGCATTGGCGGTCGTGCGCAATCAGCGCCAGATGACCTTGCGCCTGCACCCAGACGAGGTGGATGTGCTCCGGGAAGGCATGAACCAGCTTCTGGCGGCCTATCCGGGCGTGGGCTACCTGGACCTGCTGCCCGACGCCAGGCTGGCGCCGGGAGCCTGCATACTGGAGAGCGAGATAGGCATGGTCGAGGCCAGCCTCGAGGACCAGCTGTGCGCCTTGCGGGCGGCCTTCGAACGTACATTCGGCCGGCGCGGATAG
- the bscI gene encoding SctI family type III secretion system inner rod subunit BscI, with product MNLDLTAINAVQERLLAGSFDMPRSPAMADQARFELALGEMPGASAPNGAIALAPVALDEPLGRRILGQLRGGLADVAGKWRAVQTGLAEVSQAPTVVGMLDLQARLLQASVEYELVGKAIGRATQNVDTLARMS from the coding sequence ATGAATTTGGATCTGACGGCGATCAACGCCGTGCAGGAACGGCTGCTCGCTGGATCATTCGACATGCCGCGATCTCCCGCGATGGCGGATCAGGCGCGCTTTGAATTGGCGCTGGGCGAGATGCCCGGCGCATCGGCCCCGAACGGGGCGATCGCCCTGGCGCCGGTCGCGCTCGACGAGCCGCTGGGCCGTCGCATTCTTGGACAGTTGCGCGGCGGCCTGGCCGATGTGGCAGGAAAATGGCGGGCGGTGCAGACGGGCTTGGCCGAGGTGAGCCAGGCGCCTACCGTGGTGGGTATGCTCGATCTGCAGGCCAGGTTGCTACAGGCATCCGTGGAGTACGAGTTGGTGGGCAAGGCAATAGGGCGCGCCACCCAAAACGTCGATACGCTGGCGAGAATGTCATGA
- the bscU gene encoding SctU family type III secretion system export apparatus subunit BscU gives MSGEKTEQPTPKRLRDSREKGEVAHSRDFTQTALICALFGHFLINAPSILASLRALILAPAAFADQGFAVALGPVLTEILDQAVRVLAPLILIVLGVGMFAEFLQVGVVLAFRKLKPSAEKLNPAGNLKNIFSARNLMEFIKSVCKILFLAVLVTLVIRDSLQPLMAVPHSGLDGLRTGVGRILQVMVWNIGLAYGAISLADLAWQRYQYRKGLRMSKDEVKQEYKEMEGDPHIKQQRKHLHQELIMHGAAAQVRRATVLVTNPTHLAVALYYAAGETPLPRVLAMGQGAVAALMVEAARDAGVPVMQNVALARALHDQAEVDQYIPGELVEPVAAVLRAVRQALKEQT, from the coding sequence ATGAGCGGCGAGAAAACCGAGCAGCCCACCCCGAAGCGCCTGCGCGATTCCCGCGAGAAAGGCGAGGTCGCACACAGCCGGGACTTTACCCAGACGGCGCTGATATGCGCCTTGTTCGGGCACTTTCTGATCAATGCCCCGTCCATTCTCGCGTCGCTGCGAGCGCTGATACTGGCGCCGGCGGCCTTTGCCGACCAGGGGTTCGCCGTCGCATTGGGGCCCGTGCTGACGGAAATCCTCGATCAGGCCGTCCGCGTGCTCGCTCCGCTGATTCTCATCGTGCTTGGGGTGGGGATGTTCGCCGAATTCCTGCAGGTAGGCGTCGTGCTGGCGTTTCGAAAGCTCAAGCCTTCGGCGGAGAAACTGAATCCCGCCGGCAATTTGAAGAATATCTTCTCGGCGCGCAACCTGATGGAGTTCATCAAGTCGGTATGCAAGATCCTGTTTCTGGCGGTGTTGGTCACGTTGGTGATACGGGATTCCTTGCAGCCGCTGATGGCCGTTCCCCATAGCGGGCTGGACGGGTTGCGAACGGGCGTAGGCCGCATTCTGCAGGTCATGGTCTGGAACATCGGACTGGCGTACGGGGCGATTTCGCTGGCGGACCTGGCCTGGCAGCGTTACCAGTATCGCAAAGGCTTGCGGATGAGCAAGGACGAAGTGAAGCAGGAGTACAAGGAGATGGAAGGCGATCCCCATATCAAGCAGCAACGCAAGCACCTGCACCAGGAGCTGATCATGCATGGCGCGGCGGCCCAGGTTCGCCGGGCGACGGTGCTGGTGACCAATCCGACACACCTGGCCGTGGCCCTGTACTACGCGGCGGGCGAGACGCCCTTGCCGCGCGTGCTGGCCATGGGGCAGGGAGCCGTGGCCGCTCTCATGGTCGAGGCCGCGCGCGATGCCGGCGTGCCGGTCATGCAGAACGTCGCGCTGGCCCGCGCCTTGCACGACCAGGCGGAGGTGGACCAATACATTCCCGGCGAGTTGGTGGAGCCGGTGGCCGCGGTGTTGCGGGCGGTGCGCCAGGCACTCAAGGAGCAGACATGA